TACCCTGAATTGATTCATCAAAATCTAAACGAACCATGAAGTCTACAAAGTGGATGATCGAAAATGCTTATTTAAAAAAATATAGAGTTGATTATTTAGATAAGTGAAATTTGACTAATTTATTATAAGTAGGTTATAATATCACTCGAAAGTTAGGGCCCTTAGCTCAACGGCAGAGCAGCGGACTCATAATCCGTTGGTTGTAGGTTCGAATCCTTCAGGGCCCACCAATTTAACTTTAGGATTTTAAGTCACGAAGACTTATGTTTTTATATGTCTTTGTGACTTTTTTGTTTTTGGAGGAGGTGAGAATTTTAATTTTTTTTGTTAATTAAAAAATTATTTAGGGGGTTTGTTGTGAAAAAAATCTTTGCAATCTTTTGTTTTCTTTTTGTTTCTATTTTCTTTGTTTCTTTTGCTTTTGCGGGACCATTCTCAGATGTGCCTGCTAATTCTTGGGCATACAAAGCAGTGCAAGACTTAGCAGCAAAGGGACTGGTTATTGGTTATGGCGATGGTACTTTTAGGGGCGAAAGACTTGCCACCCGTTATGAGATGGCGATGGTAGTTGCAAGAATGCTCGATACTTATGAAAAGGGCCAAAACGCACAGGATCAAAAGATAGACCTTAATTCCAATGACATCGCAACTCTTATGAAGTTAGCCCAAGAGTTTAAGTCAGAGCTTGCATCGCTAAACGTCAGGGTTGTTGCACTTGAGAAAAAAGCTGCTCTTGACACTGTGAACTTCACAGGAGATGCAAGGTTTAGATTTGGGAGCGAGAAGAGAACGTTTTATCCGATGTCCACTCTTGGGACAAATGTATTTATTAATACAGAAGGTCCATCCAGCAATGGATTTATTGTTGGAGATACTTCGTCTGCGATGATAAATCAGGATGAAGGATTGTCTCAGCAAAAGGACAATACATTCATGCAGTATAGAATAAGACTAAACGTTTCTGCTCCAGTAGCAGACAACATATCATTTAATGCAAGGCTTACAATGGAAAAGAACGCAGGAGTTAATTCAGACGGCTCTTCAAATAGCGATCCTTTATATGCATCCCTTACAGGATACAACGATGACAACAATACCTTGTATGTGGAAAGATCTTATATCACATTGACTCTTAACCCATATCCAGTAACGTTTGTTCTTGGCAGGCTTCCTACTATGGATTCAGGAGCTTATTATAACAATCTATTTATGGACACCGGCACAGAGGGTGGTATGGCAATATTCGATCTTAGCAATATGCTCCCTTCTACATCAGTTTCTGCTGCGTGGGTAAAGCTCTTTGATGCGGGTAGTATTACTTCTGCACAAGAAGCAAATGGTTATAAAGACAAAGATATATATGTGTTGAACTTGAAGACAAAGGTCTTTAACAACTTTGACTTAGAGGCAGACTATGGTTATGTAGCCAAGTTTTCATATTTTGGTTCTATAGGACCTACTGTTTCTTCTCTTCCATACGGTATTACAAATGGCGATTCGGGTATTTATGGTAAATATAGTTGGTGGGCGCTAATAGGCAGCTGGACCATGTATAACATAAACATGTGGGCAGGATACAATGGAACATCTACCGATATGCTGAATGGATTTAATACATCATCTAATGGGAATTTTCTCCCACTTTACACTTATACCCCAACAGGCACTCATTCTGTAAATGGCGGTGCATGGAGAATTGGAGCTACTATCCCTCTACCAGTAGGCGCTCTTACAGGAGATTTCTGGTTTGGGAACAACAAGTGGTTTAATCCTTTTAACTTAAATACGATGGCCTCTACAGATTACAAAGACTATTACAACGTTTATTACACGCTACCGGTTGCAAATAATGCTACGCTTACCCTAAACTACGATTACTGGAAGGGCAAAAAACCTTATGCAAATGACTCTTTAAATAGCTACTACTATACCTTTAATCCAGATCAGATCGATAAAGACCAAAGGTATTATATTCAATTAGACGTGAATTTCTAAGAAAACAATATCCCTTCAGAACTAGTTAAGTGATCTGAAGGGATCTTCTTTTTAGATAGTTTCTCAATATAATTGCAAATATAAATAATATTATGCTAAAAACTTGAGAGTGAGTAAGTCCAAAGAAAATTCTTGCTTCATCGCGCAAAAATTCTATTAAAAATCTTGATATCGAATACATTATCAGATATTTTGTAGTCAAATCTCCTGTAAACTTCTCTTTTCCTCTTTGGAAGTAAAGATAAATGAAAAATAAAAAACTCACAAAGGAGTCTATTAACTGAGTGGGGATTCTTCTTCCTGGCACGTGGGCATCGGCAAATACAACTGAAATAGGAGTATTTGCGACAATTCCATAACAGCAACCATTAAGAAAGCAACCAATTCTGCCTATTGCGTATGCAAGGGGTAGAAAAGGAGTTATTAGATCGGTAAGAGAAAGGAAATCGATCTTGTAGTGTCTTGTTAGAAGATAGAACGCTATAGCAAAGCCCACCAGCCCCCCATAAAAAACTAATCCGCCATCCCACAAATAAAAAACGCTAATCAGGTTATTCGCGAAGTCCTGATGATGTTCAATAACATAGTAAATCCTTGCTCCAACTAAAGAGCATAGTATGCTAACCATGCCAATATTTAGAATATTATCTGGGTTAATGTTCTTCTTTTCAGCATCTTTTAAGATAAAAATTGTCGCAATAATTATGCCTAACGCGACCATAAAGCCCCACGAATAGACATTTAATCCGTCAAAGCTAAATAAGATTCTGTGCATTTTACCTCCAGCATTTTAAATTTCTCATATTTTAACTTAATATTTCCGAAAAGATATTAAAGACTCTATTTATTTAAGTGATATGGGTCTTTTTTTATTAAAACATAATTGATATTTATTCAACCGTTGACAATATGTGTATTTGAGTGTTGAATAGTGTCTATGAGTGGGATAAAGTGGGATAAAAAATTATGTTAGGTGGAGAATATCTACATTCTTTAGACTCTAAAGGTAGAGTCACTATTCCTTTTAAGCTTAGAGATGAGATATCTTCAAAGATTATACTGACAAGAGGCTTTGAAAAATGTCTGTATCTTTATCCGGTCAAGTATTGGGAAGAATACGTAGAATATCTCAAAGAGAAATCAAAATCAGATATAAAACTCAGAGATGTTATTCGTTTTCTGTTCTCTGGTGCTTATGACGATCAGTTAGATCGCTCTGGAAGAATCTTGTTACCGCAGTTGTTAAGGGAATACAGCAATATTCAAAAGGAAGTTGTTGTTATTGGTGCGATGGATAGAGTGGAATTGTGGAACCCTGAAGAGTGGGAAGAACAAAAGAAGAAGATTTCAAATTCTGTAAAAAGGTTTATTGATAATGAGTAATTATACAAAAGATATTCATATTCCGGTTCTTTTGGAAGAGGTTTTGGAGAGTTCTAATTTGAATCCGGGCAAGGTGGTAATTGATGGGACTATTGGCGGTGGGAGTCACAGCTTTCACTTCTTAGAAAGAATACTCCCAGGTGGATTTTTATTGGGACTAGACAAAGATACTCAAGCAGTAGAGTTAGCTGGTGAAAAGCTATCATCTGCTTTTGAAAAAAGTTCTTTTTCAGTTTTTAATGATAAATTTGAAAATTTTAATAAATATCTAAATTTTTTGCCCAATGGAAAATTTGATCTGTTTTTTTTGGATCTTGGACTATCGACTATGCAGATTAAAGAATCAAATAGGGGATTTAGCTTTATGAAAGATGAAAAATTAGATATGCGTATGGATACAAGGGGAAAATTGACTGCTTCTGATTGGCTAAACAATGCGAGTGAAGAAGAAATGGAAGAGGTATTTAGAAAGTACGCTGAGGAACCCAAATCAAGAAGATTGGCAAAAATGATATCTTCGAGAAGACGTGAAAGAGCCTTTGAAAGTACAGTTGACTTTGCTGATCTTGTTAAAAAAATTTATCCATATGGGAGGAGGCATCCAGCAACTAGGATTTTTCAGGCGATAAGGATAGTTGTAAATGAGGAAATTGAGAGTTTGGAGTTTACTCTGAGGCATGCTGCAGAGCATATTAATTCTCTTGGACGAATCATAGTTATCTCGTTTCATTCGGGTGAAGACAGAATTGTAAAGTGGACTTTTAGAAATTTGGAAAAAGAGGGAATGGGAAGAGTAATTTCGAAGAGGCCAATTATAGCTTTGGAAGATGAAGTTAAAAGAAATCCATCTGCAAGGAGTGCTAAGATGAGAATATGGGAGGCAAAGTGAAAAGGGATTATGATCTGAGCTTTTCTGAAATAGAGAGTATAAAAAGAGCAAGGAATTTTGAGCTAAAAGATTTCCTTATAAATGTCAAAGGAAATGTTCTAATAGTTTTGTTTTCTTTTTTAGTTTTGCTAGCCTTAATTTATGGTCTTTATCTGAGATCGGACATAATATCAATATCAAATCAAGTGGACAGTATAAAATCATCAATACAAAGATTGGAAACCTTAAAAACACAAAAAACTTTGGAAGAAGCAAGCATTTTTAACGCAAAGGTGATGCAGTCGGTTGCTCTAAAAAAGGGAATGAATCTGCCATCAGAGATAGAATACATTCAAATAAGCCGTTAGATCAATCCCATAATGACTTAATAAATAAAAGGATTGCCTATTTACAAAAATTAATGATTTTTTTATTTTTTGTTGTAATGGCAAAGCAGCTTTATTTTGTGACAATTGATAGACAGAAGTTGATCTCATACGCGCAAGCACAAAGAAATGAAGTAGTTAAAGTATCTAATCCAAGAGGTGAAATTCTTGATAAAGACGGAGTTATATTAGCTTTTTCGATTCCTTCTTATTCTCTTTATATACAGCCAGCTCTTATCAAGAATAATGAAATTAGAAAAGAATTGTATGAAGATCTTTCGAAGATTAAGGGGATGCCTATTGAGAATCTAAAAAAGATTTTTGATAAGAAGGCTCCTTTTACATGGGTATATAGAAAAATGCCAATTGACATGGAAAAGAGTGTTCGAGAGATTTTAACTAAGTTTCCAAATCAAGGGATAGGGCTAATAAAGGAAGAAAAAAGAGTTTATCCATACAAAGACTTAGCTGAGCCTCTTTTGGGTTTTGTGGGTATCGATAACCAGGGGTTGGAAGGCATAGAAAAGTTTTACAATTCTTACTTAGGAAGCATTTCAAAAAAAGAGAACATAGAGTTTGATGCAAGTGGAAGAATAGTAAATATTGATAAGTTAGAAAGTCTTGTCCAGTCCTCGTCTATTAAATTAAAGCTTACTATAGATTCTAAGCTTCAAGGTCTTTCTGAGAGGCTTTTGGATGAATGTGTAAAAAAATATAATGCAACAAGGGGAACTGTAATCGTCGTTAACGTAAAAACTGGCGCTATCTTAACTCTTGCTCAAACCCCAAGAGTAGACCCTGATAAATTTTATGACTTTCCCGAGGAAGACTATAGGATATTTTCACGAGATTTTCTGTATGAGCCAGGTTCCATAATGAAGCCTATAGTTTTTAGTATACTATTGGATAACAAGATAATATCCAAAGACACAACGGTTGATATTGGCAAATATTTGCAGGTTGCAGATGCAAGAATTCATGACGCCGAGGATGGAATGGGTCTATCTGGTCCATCTAGTATAAGGGATATTTTAAGGTATTCTAGCAATATTGGTGCAGGAACACTTGCTTTAAAGGCGCCAAGAAAAGAATATTTTGATTTGTTAAACAAATATCTTTGTGATGATGAAAAATATCTTTTTTCAGAAAATTTTCTAAAGGGTTATGTTCATCTGCCTGACTACAAAGGGCCAGTGGAACAGGCCACATCGGCATTTGGACAGGGCATATCGCTTTCTTTTTTAAACGTAATAGCTTATTATTCTGCTATTGCTAATGGCGGAGAAATTGTACCTTTAAAGATTATTGATGATGATGTTGGCACTCCGGTAAGGTTATTTAGCAAAAGTAATGCTGACTTCATTAGAAGCTGCCTTGTAAGCGTTGTGGACAATGGAACTGGTGAAAATGCTAAGATAAATGGAGTAGAGGTAGCTGGAAAGACTGGAACTGCTCAGAAACCATCAAAACTGGGTGGATATATACCAGGCGAATATGTTGCGTCCTTTGTGGGATTTTTCCCAGCTAATAACCCTGAGTATGTAATCGGTGTTTTAGTTGATAATCCCATTGGTATTCACTGGGGAGGGTCAGTCGCAGCTCCATTATTTAAGGAAATTGCCATTGCTGTAATGTCAATGGGCAAATAATGATTTTATATGTCATTTAGAGGATAAAAATAAAGTTTTTAAGGAGTGATGAATTTGACGGTTAAAGAGCTTTTTAATAAAACAAATATTGTATTGGAAGAATCGGAAAAATATGACTCTGAAGAGTTTTTTAACAGTCAAGTAAATGGAATTAGTTATAATTCTAAAGATATTAAAGATGGGTATTTGTTCTTTGCCATTAAGGGTTCCAGATCTGATGGACATGATTTTGCCGAAGATGCTATAAAAAAAGGTGCAGTTGGGGTAGTTGTTGAAAAAAATATAAGCTGTTCAAATTCCATAAAAGTACACTCTACTTTGCAGGCATTAAGAGAAATATCTCTTGCTTTCTTCGACTATCCTTTTAAAAAGCTATTTTTAGGATCGGTAACAGGAACAAATGGGAAGAGCACTGTTACCTGGATTTTGTCTCATGCTGTAAACAAATTATTGGATAAATCTTTTGCTTTAGGAACATTGGGTTGGATGCATAATGGGAAAATTATAAAGAGAACCAGCAATACTACTCCTGAATCAAAAGATATATGTGAATTTTTAAGTCAAGCAGCGCAATTAAACATGAAGTATGGATTTTTGGAGGTGTCCAGTCATGCTCTAAAGCTTGGTAGGCTATATGGCATAAAGTTTGATGCTGCCTTGTTTACCAATCTGGCTAGAGACCATATGGACTTTCACCCATCGGTTGAAGATTATTTTGAAACCAAAAGCTCTTTGTTCACCCCTGCCTACTTAAAAGAGGATGCTTTTGTTGTAATTAACATTGACGATGTCTACGGCATGAAACTATACGAGAAAGTAAAGGATTTTAGAAAGGTTTCCTTTTCTTTAGACAACAGTAACGCCGATTTTTTTGGAAAATTTGAATCTGTTAATAGCGGCATAAATCTAATGATTGAGGACCAAAAAATTTTTGCTCCTATTTATGGAAAGTTTAATGCTTCCAATTTGCTTGGCGCTTATTCTTTTTTGAGGATGATGGGTATAGAAAAAGAGAAATTAATAAATGTTTTTTCAGATATGATCGCCCCGTATGGCCGATTAGAATGTGTACAGACGAAGCCCTTTAAAATATGGGTAGATTATGCACACACGCCTGATGGTCTGGAAAAGGTTTTGCAATCTTTAAGGGATATGGTCAAAAATAGGATAATTTTAGTTTTTGGAGCAGGCGGAAATAGAGACAAGGGCAAGAGACCTATTATGGGAAGAATAGCAGCCCAATTTTCTGATTATACGATTATTACTTCTGATAACCCTCGTTTTGAAGACCCATTGGTAATTATTGAAGAAGTCAAATCTGGATTTTTGAGCATAAGGGATTCGAATTTTGAAGTGCTTTCTGACAGAAGAGTTGCTATAAAGAGAGCTATTGAAATTGCAAGAGATGGGGACGCAATTATAATTGCAGGAAAAGGTCATGAAGACTATCAGGAGATAAATGGTGTAAAATATCCTTTTTCAGATAAAGAAGTGGTGAAGGAATTATTAAAGAATTAAAATTATCAAAATTTAATTCTAATTTAAGTAAGTTAACCATAAGGAGGTTGGAAATTTAACATTTTGAGTGATAATAAAAATTTAAATGAATTTAATAGTGGTCAGATATCAAATTCTGAGGGATCTATCAATTTGAGTTTTGTAGTATCTTTGACGCCCTGTGAAATTGAAAGAATTGGTCCCATGGAATTTGAGAGGATTTCAGTAGATTCAAGGGACATTAAGGGAAAAGAACTTTTTGTTGCTATTAAGGGCAAAAATTTTGATGGGCACAATTTTATTAAAAGTGCGATAGAAAGAGGAGCCTCTGGGGTAATTTCTGAATTGAGCTTTGCAGAGATTTCAGGCTTTTTAGGAGACTTGGTTTTTGAAACTGATTTTTCTTTTGTAAGAGTGCCAAACACTTTGGTTGCTATGCATGATATTGCAAGAGGATTTAGACAAAGAATAGAAAAGGTTATAGGTATTACTGGAAGCATAGGGAAAACAACTACCAAAGAAATTTTGAAAACTATCTTTAAAAAATATCATCCAATATCAACTTTTAGAAATTTCAACAACGAAATCGGCTTGCCGTTAACTTTATTTGAAGCAAGGAAAAATGAAAAGTTTGGCATGCTTGAAATGGCTATGAGGGCAAATGGGGAAATTTCACAGCTTTGTTCTATCGCCTTGCCTGATATTGGTATTATTACACGAATTGCAGAATCTCATATTGGTCTTCTTGGCTCAATGGAAAATATTGCAAGGGCAAAGGGAGAAATTCTCGATTTTGTAGAAACTGCTTTTTTAAATTCTGATTGTGAGTATAGCAGAAAGATTTTTGGAGCAATGCTGGCAAATAAAAGAGAAAAACCAAAAGAAGTCATCTGGTTTGGCAATGGCGGTGATCTGTATATTAAATTCTATGAAGTTTCCATAAATGGTTCAAAACTTGATATATCTGGTAGATTTGGAAACTTTGTATTAAGTGCACCAAACATTTTTCTCCCCCAATTTGAGCCTATTATGGCATCACTGGCAGTTGCAAGATTTTTAGGTTTGACATGGGAGGAAATAAATGAAAATTTGCAAAGTTATTCCTCGGTAAAAGGAAGATTTTCGATTAAAAAATTAAAAGAGCAAATTGTTATTGACGACTCTTACAATGCTACCAGTACATCCTTCTTAAAAGGCTTGGATACAATTAAAGGTTTAAACTTTGGCGAAAAGAGAAAGATATTTGTTTTTGGAGATATTTTAGAAGCAGGAGAGAAATCTTTAGATTTGCACAAAATGGTTATAAAAAAGATAGAAGAACTGGATCCCTATCTAACATACTTTGTTGGGACAGAATTTGTAAAATCAATTGATTATGGGTCTAAATTGAGATTTAAGAATATGGATATTGATAGTGTTAAAGAGGATCTAATTAAAATAATGGACAAAGGCGACCTTGTTTATGTCAAGGGTTCAAATTCTACGAAAACATGGAAGGTTCTGGAGCTGTGGGATTAGAAATATTAATTCTATCTTCAACAGACTAATTTTTATTGCATAAATGGAGGTTTGTTTTATAAATGATTGAGCTTTTTCTTAGCTTTTTTATAGGAATCTTTGCCTTTTCTATATGGGAGAGGCACTTTGGCAAGTTTTTCGGTCAAAAGATAAGAGAAGAGGGGCCTGAGGCGCACAAGATAAAAACTGGAACCCCTACTGCTGCGGGGATATTTTTTATTCTTATCTTAGCTTTGTTTTTGCCATTTTTAGATTCAAGGACTTTTATAATTTTTCTTATTTCGCTCCCATTTTTTATAATCGGCTTTGTGGACGATTTGCTTTCCATAAAAAAGGGGAAAAATGAAGGTCTTAAACCGCGCCAAAAGATGACTTTGATACTAATTTTTTCTCTTATTGCGGTATTCTTTCTTGCATTCTTTCTTAATTCGCAAATTTTTACAAGATTTCAAGTGTCTCCGACGATCCAGTTTTATATTCCTGGCCTAATCTTGTGGCCATTTTTGATTTTTGTAATAAGTGGTTCTACCAATGCAGTAAATTTGACTGATGGACTTGATGGTCTTGCGACTTTGTGTGCCTTATCTACACTTTTTGGCTATCTATTTTTTTCGTATGTTGATGGAGATGTGCCGCTAATGTTGATGCTTCTTACTTTCATCGGTATTTTGCTCTCTTTCTTGTGGTTTAATGCTAATCCAGCAAAGATATTTATGGGCGATGTTGGTTCGATTGGTATTGGCGCATTTTTGGCAATACTCGCAATTTTTACAAACAGAATTGTTTTTTTTATCATATCTGCTCTGCCCTTTATAGTTGAGACTCTCTCTGTGATAATTCAAGTTGCTTACTACAAAAAAACAAAACAAAGGATATTCAAAATGAGCCCGCTTCATCATCATTTTGAATTATCAAATGTAAAGGAGACGCATATTTCTATGAGATTTTTTATTTTTTCTTTACTCTTTACGCTTCTCGCAGTGAGTTTACAAATATGTTGTTAAACTGGGAAAAGGTATTTGAAAAAATCAAAGTTCCTGAAAAAGTTGTTATAGTTGGTTATGGCAAGAGCGGCTATGGTATTGCAAAACTTCTTAAGAATGAATTAAAAAAAGTTGATATAGTAGTTACAGATAAAAGTAATCTAAAATTTCCAGAAGTAAAAGAGATAAACTATCTCTTGGGCGAACACAGTCCGAAGATATTGGATAACACTTCATGGATTATAAAAAGTCCTGGAGTTCCTCTTAATTTGGATTTTTTTAAATTTGCTAAGGAAAAAAGGATTCCAATAATTGGCGACTTAGACTTAGCTTTTGGGCTTTTGCCAGAAGGAATAAATACAATAGGCGTAACAGGGACCAACGGGAAAACCACAGTTACCGAATGGATAGGATTTGGTTTCAACATCGCAAATATGCCTTATTATGTTGCTGGAAATGTAGGTACGCCTCTATCCGAAATTATTTATAACATAACTCCTGGTTCGAACTTGGTGCTTGAATTAAGTTCATATCAGATTGAGAATTCAATTTTTTTAAAGCCAAAAATTGCAATGATTACAAATCTAACTCCAGATCATATAGATAGATATAAAAATATTAAAAATTATTTTAATTCTAAAATTCACTTATTCGAAAATCAAGAAATAGGATATTCTATTTACAATAAAGACGACCCTTATTTGGAAAAACACATTAAAAATTTAAAATTCAAAACAAAACTTTTAAGCATTTCTAAAGGAAAAGATTTTTCAATAGCCGGAATTATTAATAATGAAATTGTTGTGAAAGACGGTTCTGATTTAGTCAAAATTATTAAATTATCTGATATCTCTTTAAAAGGAGATCACAATAATGAAAATGCTCTTTTTGTGGCTAGCTCGCTTTATCTCTCTTCAGTAAAGCCAAGATATATAGAAAAGACTTTGTCTGCATTTTCAGGAGTTGAGCACAGACAAGAAAAATTCTACTCTGATAAAGGTGTTGAGTGGATTAACGATTCAAAGTCAACAAATCCTGAATCTACAGTTGTAGCCCTTAAGACGTGGGGAATGAATAAAAATCTAATTTTAATTCTTGGCGGAAGAGACAAGAATACTTCTTTGGTTGACCTTGTAAACTTAGCAGATAGAACATGTAAGGCGGTTGTTTTATTTGGGGAGGCAAAGGATAGATTTCTTGAACATTTCAAAAATATTTCAAATGTTTTTGTTTTAGACTGTTTTGATGATGTGATAGCTAAATCTTTTGAACTAGCTCAACCGAATAGTGTAGTTCTTTTCTCCCCTGCGTGCGCGAGCTTTGATATGTTTGCTAATTTTGAAGAAAGAGGGAGGATTTTTAAAGCAAAGGTTATGGAAAAAATTAAAAGAGATGAATTAATAAATAAAGAATGAAAGATAAAAAATTTTTACTGCTTTTTACTTTTTTATTAAGCGTAACTGGAACTCTTTTTACTGCAAGTTCAGCTGCCCAGCTGGGGATACAGCTTTATTCCGATCCTTTAAGTTTTTTTAAGCATGCTCTTATATACTTTTTCATCGGATGGTCTATATTTTTTATTATAATTAAGCTTCCATCAAGCCATGTTAAGAAATACATAGATCCATTGTTCTATTTAAGTTTATTTCTTCTAATCGTCACTCTAATACCAGGCATATCTCATAAAATAAATGGAGCTAGAAGGTGGATTAACCTTATCTTTATATCTTTTCAGACTTCAGAGTTAATAAAATTAACTTTAGGTCTAAAAATTTCAAAGGCTGCAGCCTTTTTTCTAGCTTTAAAAAGCAACATATCAGGCTTTATTATACAGATATCTATATATCTAATTCCAATAAGTATTTTAATTGCAATGCAGCCAGATTATGGTTCGATGGCTTTAATAGTTACTACTGTCTTTTTATTTTTGTTATATATGGGGATTAATTTTCGATTTTGGCTAAGTATAACTACTGTTGTTTTTGTGATTCTTATAATTGGCGCTCTCCTTGCCCCTTACAGATTGCAGAGGATAACCTCTAATCTTAACCCATGGGCACATATGCAAACAACTGGTTATCAGATTGTCCAGGCCCTTTATGGAATTGGCGATGGCGGTTTTGTAGGGCAGGGTCTGGGAAGTGGTAAGCAAAAATTGGGTTATCTGCCAGAAGCACATACTGACTTTGTTTATTCTGTTTTTTCAGAAGAGCTTGGCATGGTTGGCGGAGCAACATTTTTATTTATTTTTTTGGACATTGTTTTTTTGCTTTATAAAATGGCTAAAAAGGTTACCGACCCATTTGACAAATCTTTCATTCTTTGGACCGCAACAATATTGGGACTACAAGGCTTTTTAAACGTTTTTATGGTTTTGAACATTATACCTGTAATTGGGGTTCCTCTTCCATTTCTTAGCTATGGAGGAACGTCTGAGATAATAAATCTAACAATGATAGCTCTTTGTTATAGGTTTTATTCTGATTTGCCAAGGGGCCTGCAATGAATATTCTGATTGTTACATCTGGCACTGGTGGACATTTTTATCCTGCCCTCTGTGTAGCAGAGAGGATTAAGCAACTGCATCCTGATTCAAGAATATCCTTCTGGTCTCAGGGAATTCTTCTTAAAAACTTAAATCTTGAGGGGATTGAAAAGAAAGGTATTCCATCATATCCTTTTGTTGGAATGTCAAAAATTGCTCAAGTTTTTTCTATTATAAAAACCATACTTTTGTCTTTGAAACTTGTTCCTGAAATACAAAAGCTAAAACCTGATTGCTTGGTTTCATTTGGTGGGCACACTAGCGTAGCTCCATGTATTTCAGCATACTTGTTGGGAATACCCATTCTATCTCATGAGCAAAACTTTAGATTAGGTTTAACAAACAATCTTATTTCTCATTTTGCTAAGGCCATCATGGTATCTTTTCCAGAATTTGATGAAAGGCTACCGAAAGATAAGGTATTTTTCACTGGGCTTCCAATTAGAGATGATATTGGAGAGGTTAGCGTGGAAGAGGCCGAAAGAGAGCTGGGATTGAAAAAATTAGAAAGGACAATATTGTGTTTTGGAGGTAGCCAAGGTGCTGAAGCAATAAATAATGTTTTGTGGCCTTTGTTGGAAAGGCTGGACGAAAGATATCTTGTAATTCATATTTCAGGCGAACAATCTTTGCCAGAGTTAAAAAACTTAAGATGTAAATATGTAAATTTCAAGTATTTTAAAAAAATGTCTCTATTATATGCTCTTTCAGATTTGGTTATTTCGAGAAGTGGCGCATCTACGGTATTTGAAATAATTAAGACAGGTAAAGAGGCTATTTTAATACCATATCCAGGTGCAATGTCGCATCAAAAACACAATGCCTTTTTCTTAGAAAAGATTGGAATCGGGAAAGTTGTATTCCAAAATGCACTTTCTGAAAACTTACTATATAATATGATTAGAGAGGCTTTTGAAAC
This genomic window from Thermodesulfobium sp. 4217-1 contains:
- a CDS encoding penicillin-binding protein 2, which codes for MTIDRQKLISYAQAQRNEVVKVSNPRGEILDKDGVILAFSIPSYSLYIQPALIKNNEIRKELYEDLSKIKGMPIENLKKIFDKKAPFTWVYRKMPIDMEKSVREILTKFPNQGIGLIKEEKRVYPYKDLAEPLLGFVGIDNQGLEGIEKFYNSYLGSISKKENIEFDASGRIVNIDKLESLVQSSSIKLKLTIDSKLQGLSERLLDECVKKYNATRGTVIVVNVKTGAILTLAQTPRVDPDKFYDFPEEDYRIFSRDFLYEPGSIMKPIVFSILLDNKIISKDTTVDIGKYLQVADARIHDAEDGMGLSGPSSIRDILRYSSNIGAGTLALKAPRKEYFDLLNKYLCDDEKYLFSENFLKGYVHLPDYKGPVEQATSAFGQGISLSFLNVIAYYSAIANGGEIVPLKIIDDDVGTPVRLFSKSNADFIRSCLVSVVDNGTGENAKINGVEVAGKTGTAQKPSKLGGYIPGEYVASFVGFFPANNPEYVIGVLVDNPIGIHWGGSVAAPLFKEIAIAVMSMGK
- the lgt gene encoding prolipoprotein diacylglyceryl transferase, with product MHRILFSFDGLNVYSWGFMVALGIIIATIFILKDAEKKNINPDNILNIGMVSILCSLVGARIYYVIEHHQDFANNLISVFYLWDGGLVFYGGLVGFAIAFYLLTRHYKIDFLSLTDLITPFLPLAYAIGRIGCFLNGCCYGIVANTPISVVFADAHVPGRRIPTQLIDSFVSFLFFIYLYFQRGKEKFTGDLTTKYLIMYSISRFLIEFLRDEARIFFGLTHSQVFSIILFIFAIILRNYLKRRSLQIT
- the mraZ gene encoding division/cell wall cluster transcriptional repressor MraZ, with the translated sequence MLGGEYLHSLDSKGRVTIPFKLRDEISSKIILTRGFEKCLYLYPVKYWEEYVEYLKEKSKSDIKLRDVIRFLFSGAYDDQLDRSGRILLPQLLREYSNIQKEVVVIGAMDRVELWNPEEWEEQKKKISNSVKRFIDNE
- the rsmH gene encoding 16S rRNA (cytosine(1402)-N(4))-methyltransferase RsmH, with protein sequence MSNYTKDIHIPVLLEEVLESSNLNPGKVVIDGTIGGGSHSFHFLERILPGGFLLGLDKDTQAVELAGEKLSSAFEKSSFSVFNDKFENFNKYLNFLPNGKFDLFFLDLGLSTMQIKESNRGFSFMKDEKLDMRMDTRGKLTASDWLNNASEEEMEEVFRKYAEEPKSRRLAKMISSRRRERAFESTVDFADLVKKIYPYGRRHPATRIFQAIRIVVNEEIESLEFTLRHAAEHINSLGRIIVISFHSGEDRIVKWTFRNLEKEGMGRVISKRPIIALEDEVKRNPSARSAKMRIWEAK
- a CDS encoding DUF3373 family protein, giving the protein MKKIFAIFCFLFVSIFFVSFAFAGPFSDVPANSWAYKAVQDLAAKGLVIGYGDGTFRGERLATRYEMAMVVARMLDTYEKGQNAQDQKIDLNSNDIATLMKLAQEFKSELASLNVRVVALEKKAALDTVNFTGDARFRFGSEKRTFYPMSTLGTNVFINTEGPSSNGFIVGDTSSAMINQDEGLSQQKDNTFMQYRIRLNVSAPVADNISFNARLTMEKNAGVNSDGSSNSDPLYASLTGYNDDNNTLYVERSYITLTLNPYPVTFVLGRLPTMDSGAYYNNLFMDTGTEGGMAIFDLSNMLPSTSVSAAWVKLFDAGSITSAQEANGYKDKDIYVLNLKTKVFNNFDLEADYGYVAKFSYFGSIGPTVSSLPYGITNGDSGIYGKYSWWALIGSWTMYNINMWAGYNGTSTDMLNGFNTSSNGNFLPLYTYTPTGTHSVNGGAWRIGATIPLPVGALTGDFWFGNNKWFNPFNLNTMASTDYKDYYNVYYTLPVANNATLTLNYDYWKGKKPYANDSLNSYYYTFNPDQIDKDQRYYIQLDVNF